Proteins encoded within one genomic window of Borrelia parkeri:
- a CDS encoding tetratricopeptide repeat protein → MSSEKIAELIKDIYLSFRKGDFKTALMKSEEAHSLDFDNIEILTALKSSVYWNGQVESLDRIDKDYEKAEFLIREWNNFARRYLKKMNFDFIQGRNSIKYFIFQLCLEIYKNIYKLQPENLDILIKIAKSYKGMGNYERAITVFLQILGDAKDNADVVAELADSYALIDEIKEAKVLFREAFFINPQKIDIDALESEMILKLIEAIKSDRNISDTLVKEWIPVYGALNGVFNIKRELRPIELGHLKQSVYSLRNELKEKSYRSINESILLPRLINKYFWLIDHYVRIKEDRVRIDEILSYIKEIDIGIYQQYVN, encoded by the coding sequence GTGTCATCAGAAAAAATCGCGGAATTAATCAAGGATATTTATTTAAGCTTCAGAAAAGGTGATTTTAAGACAGCTTTAATGAAATCAGAAGAAGCACATTCTCTTGATTTTGATAATATTGAGATTTTAACGGCTTTAAAAAGTTCTGTATATTGGAATGGTCAAGTTGAAAGTCTTGATCGAATAGATAAAGACTATGAGAAGGCTGAATTTTTAATAAGAGAATGGAATAATTTTGCTAGAAGATATTTAAAAAAGATGAATTTTGATTTTATTCAAGGTCGTAACTCAATTAAGTATTTTATATTTCAGTTATGTTTAGAGATATATAAAAATATATATAAATTACAGCCAGAGAATTTAGATATTTTAATCAAGATTGCTAAGTCTTACAAGGGAATGGGTAATTATGAGAGAGCCATAACTGTTTTTTTGCAGATTTTAGGAGATGCAAAAGATAATGCAGATGTAGTTGCTGAACTTGCTGATTCTTATGCCCTTATTGATGAAATTAAGGAGGCTAAGGTATTATTTAGAGAGGCTTTTTTTATTAATCCCCAAAAGATAGATATAGATGCGCTTGAATCTGAGATGATACTTAAATTAATAGAAGCTATTAAGAGTGATAGAAATATTTCTGATACTCTTGTTAAGGAGTGGATACCTGTTTATGGAGCACTAAATGGTGTTTTTAATATAAAAAGAGAATTAAGACCTATTGAACTTGGTCATTTAAAGCAGTCTGTTTATAGTTTGCGTAATGAGCTTAAGGAGAAGTCTTATAGATCAATAAATGAGAGCATATTACTTCCAAGACTTATTAATAAATATTTTTGGCTTATTGATCATTATGTAAGGATAAAAGAAGATCGTGTTCGGATTGATGAAATTTTATCTTATATTAAGGAAATAGATATAGGAATATATCAGCAATATGTTAATTAG
- the greA gene encoding transcription elongation factor GreA — MSNITIERLDNILQEDKWTRIVVNNYSLAKIRELDELIDSIISENLTEEALDICGKHLKDVKKSIAGLYISGMLIYSRRPLNDMSLLTVVDLFSQNLKWSLVEHICHKMLLTSENKHALYTLAKIYSQNNENDKLPGIWMRIVEADVDDTVCVRQLATHYENIDLQKSIYFLRKAIYRFIDKKQMSGIREVWSKLIRYVSDDFDSFLLILQKVEKELGFKKVVVLYEDLYEHYSVSENIDETIEILKGILKLDNKNQKARENLVLFLREKYKDVKNIEEYLEKSDLENLDKNFIDVYSDFEKYLFFAKGNFVYHQTWFVGIVKDVNEQGIVVDFVSKRRHFISFDMAISALSPLKKEDIRVLKAIKPKEELVENLKRDVEWALRIIIKSYKSIDLKGIKRELVPSLMTQSAWNAWSVKAKQILKDNPHFVMASGKADCYIYNERASNFNEKIYDKFKVEKDFYKRYEIFMHYCTAGGVVKDLHVEEEMLNYFLIYVNNFAKVDHYVISSYVILKSLKNSERGGAFKINIERDINLEVLLREYSKNIVDLFDSILNAEIKKELVSLIKDELVDWVVYYKQLFPCYVNKKLIDSLYKEDIKETAHLFNYVIKNYKVYKDAYIWLLKHYTSYSLDLDYSESELLINLIKILTDSVIKINNKNNSVANKRIYKMVMNLLIKDKYLSIVLNNVMDEELAKRIYMTCFYIRDFPPKDLLHIKTAIRSVFIDLEFEDEKMQSSGDKVEIGFLTILSSLSKKQKELQYLKDVEIPENSKEIGKARELGDLKENAEYHSAKERQQFLTKRLNSLMSEIDVAKVIDTKELQSSVVGFGTKVTMINKDTKREESYLIFGPWESNPDEGIISYKSPFGENLLDAKEGDNLDFVINDTHFQYYVKKIEPAKIN, encoded by the coding sequence ATGTCTAATATTACTATAGAAAGATTAGATAATATCTTGCAGGAGGATAAATGGACAAGGATAGTTGTTAATAATTATTCTCTTGCCAAGATAAGGGAATTGGATGAATTAATAGATAGTATAATTTCTGAAAATTTAACAGAAGAAGCTTTAGATATTTGTGGTAAACATTTAAAGGATGTCAAGAAAAGTATTGCTGGTCTTTATATTTCAGGAATGCTTATATATAGTAGAAGGCCACTTAATGATATGAGTTTGCTTACAGTGGTAGACTTGTTTTCACAAAATTTGAAGTGGTCTCTTGTTGAACATATATGTCACAAGATGCTTTTAACTTCTGAAAATAAGCATGCACTCTATACGCTTGCAAAGATATATTCGCAAAATAATGAGAATGATAAACTTCCAGGTATTTGGATGCGCATTGTTGAAGCTGATGTTGATGATACTGTATGTGTAAGGCAACTTGCTACGCATTATGAGAATATTGATTTGCAGAAATCAATATATTTCCTTAGAAAGGCTATTTACCGTTTTATCGATAAAAAACAAATGTCAGGTATTAGAGAGGTGTGGTCTAAATTAATCAGATATGTTTCTGATGATTTTGATTCTTTTCTTCTTATACTTCAGAAAGTTGAGAAAGAGCTCGGATTTAAAAAGGTTGTTGTTCTTTATGAAGATTTATATGAACATTATTCTGTAAGCGAAAATATTGATGAAACAATAGAAATTTTGAAGGGAATTTTAAAACTTGACAATAAAAATCAAAAAGCGAGAGAAAATTTAGTTCTCTTTTTAAGAGAAAAATATAAAGATGTTAAAAATATTGAAGAATATCTTGAAAAGTCTGATCTTGAAAATTTGGATAAAAATTTTATTGATGTTTATTCTGATTTTGAGAAATATTTATTTTTTGCTAAGGGTAATTTTGTATATCATCAAACCTGGTTTGTAGGAATAGTTAAGGATGTAAATGAACAAGGCATTGTAGTTGATTTTGTTTCTAAACGAAGACATTTTATTAGTTTTGATATGGCTATATCTGCGCTATCTCCTCTTAAGAAAGAAGATATTCGAGTTTTAAAGGCAATTAAGCCAAAAGAAGAGCTTGTAGAGAATCTGAAGAGAGATGTTGAATGGGCTTTAAGGATAATTATTAAAAGCTATAAGTCAATTGATCTTAAAGGGATAAAAAGAGAACTTGTTCCAAGTTTAATGACTCAGAGTGCGTGGAATGCTTGGAGTGTAAAAGCCAAACAAATTCTAAAAGACAATCCTCATTTTGTTATGGCATCTGGAAAAGCCGATTGTTATATATATAATGAGCGAGCTTCTAATTTTAATGAAAAGATTTATGATAAATTTAAAGTAGAAAAGGATTTTTATAAAAGATATGAAATTTTTATGCACTATTGTACCGCTGGTGGTGTTGTAAAGGATTTACATGTTGAAGAGGAAATGCTTAATTACTTTTTGATTTATGTTAATAATTTTGCAAAGGTTGATCATTATGTTATCAGTTCTTATGTAATACTTAAATCTTTAAAAAATTCTGAGAGGGGTGGTGCTTTTAAGATTAATATTGAAAGGGATATTAATTTGGAGGTTCTCTTAAGGGAGTATTCCAAGAATATAGTTGATCTTTTTGATTCAATCTTGAATGCTGAGATTAAAAAGGAGTTGGTATCCTTAATCAAGGATGAGTTAGTTGATTGGGTTGTTTATTATAAGCAGCTTTTTCCTTGTTATGTTAATAAAAAATTGATAGATTCTCTTTATAAAGAAGATATAAAAGAAACAGCACATCTTTTTAACTATGTCATAAAAAATTATAAAGTCTATAAAGATGCTTATATTTGGCTTTTAAAGCATTATACTTCGTATTCACTTGATTTAGATTATTCCGAGTCAGAGTTATTGATAAATTTGATCAAAATCTTAACAGATAGTGTTATTAAGATTAATAATAAAAATAATTCTGTCGCTAACAAGAGAATTTATAAAATGGTAATGAATCTTTTAATTAAGGATAAATATCTTAGTATTGTTTTAAATAATGTCATGGATGAGGAGCTTGCCAAAAGAATATATATGACTTGTTTTTATATAAGAGATTTTCCTCCAAAGGATCTTTTACATATTAAAACGGCAATAAGAAGTGTGTTTATTGATCTTGAATTTGAAGATGAGAAAATGCAATCTTCAGGAGATAAAGTCGAGATAGGATTTTTAACTATTTTAAGTTCTCTTAGTAAGAAGCAAAAGGAATTGCAGTACTTAAAGGATGTAGAAATACCTGAAAATTCTAAAGAAATTGGAAAGGCCCGTGAACTTGGTGATTTAAAAGAAAATGCAGAATATCACTCTGCAAAGGAAAGACAACAGTTTTTAACAAAGAGATTGAATTCTCTTATGTCAGAAATAGATGTTGCAAAAGTTATTGATACTAAAGAACTTCAAAGTTCTGTTGTTGGGTTTGGAACAAAAGTTACTATGATTAATAAAGATACAAAAAGGGAAGAGTCTTATTTGATATTTGGACCTTGGGAGTCAAATCCTGATGAAGGTATTATATCGTATAAATCTCCTTTTGGAGAAAATTTGTTAGATGCAAAAGAAGGTGATAATCTTGATTTTGTAATAAATGATACTCATTTTCAATACTATGTTAAAAAGATAGAACCTGCCAAAATTAATTAG
- a CDS encoding tetratricopeptide repeat protein: MEPNKLINKSISYYNSHKYSDVVKLLEKEIFLYKNYYFYHYILGMSYLRMGNLGTAQTYLKKAYTLNPTEPDVKQSIAILLAAQGKEDKAIQIWLKMIEENQEIQRSEFSLETIRKNPIQGALFLNKNKIYAKLFPEIKVETGQNLSKLIRILLTIASLAFLLIAIFLFIHSKETIKLTLSKSKVKEKKAINNIAAYIDDIKINDKEKIENHEGQFVFILTETEIKNSFQKIKTHLKQGKDNFARIEINKILNSNASESIKLKAKNLASFISRPNFITFDDYLVLKEIKKNPLIYSNVYVKWEGIANNIEKKDNITYFDFYVGYNKNVLEGIITTKTTFDIDINFKDYVEILGQIDYDYNTNILTLNAITIRKIEKQKN; encoded by the coding sequence ATGGAACCTAATAAACTTATTAATAAATCTATTAGTTATTATAACTCTCACAAATATTCAGACGTAGTAAAACTTTTAGAAAAGGAAATTTTCCTTTATAAAAATTACTATTTTTATCATTATATTTTAGGAATGTCCTATCTTCGAATGGGGAATTTAGGAACTGCTCAAACATATCTAAAGAAAGCTTACACCTTAAATCCAACAGAACCAGATGTTAAGCAATCAATTGCAATACTATTAGCAGCTCAGGGCAAAGAAGATAAGGCTATACAAATATGGCTTAAAATGATAGAAGAGAATCAAGAAATACAAAGATCAGAATTTTCCCTAGAAACCATTAGAAAAAATCCTATTCAAGGAGCACTATTCCTTAATAAAAATAAAATATATGCCAAGCTATTTCCAGAAATCAAAGTAGAAACGGGACAAAATTTATCTAAATTAATAAGAATATTACTAACAATAGCAAGCCTTGCATTCTTATTGATAGCAATATTTTTATTCATACATTCAAAAGAAACAATTAAACTGACATTAAGTAAATCTAAGGTAAAAGAAAAAAAAGCTATTAACAATATAGCGGCATACATTGATGATATTAAAATAAATGACAAAGAAAAGATTGAAAACCATGAGGGACAATTTGTATTTATACTCACTGAAACTGAAATCAAAAATTCATTTCAAAAAATAAAAACTCACCTAAAGCAAGGCAAAGATAATTTTGCAAGAATTGAAATAAATAAAATATTAAATTCAAATGCTTCAGAATCAATTAAACTTAAAGCTAAAAATCTTGCAAGTTTTATCTCAAGACCTAATTTTATTACATTCGACGATTATTTAGTTTTAAAAGAAATCAAAAAAAATCCATTAATTTACTCAAATGTATATGTCAAATGGGAAGGAATTGCAAACAATATTGAAAAGAAAGACAACATAACTTACTTTGACTTTTATGTAGGATATAACAAAAATGTTCTTGAAGGCATTATAACAACAAAAACAACTTTTGATATCGATATCAATTTTAAAGATTACGTTGAAATACTAGGACAAATAGACTATGACTATAACACAAACATATTAACTCTAAATGCAATTACGATACGCAAGATAGAAAAACAGAAGAACTAA
- the hisS gene encoding histidine--tRNA ligase, whose protein sequence is MDVRTLKGFRDYLPKEALIRTHIIRQIYSVLVSYNFDLIDTPILEYSEFLLRKSGDEVEKQTYRFKDNGDRDVSMRFDLTVPFARFMASNRSKLKFPFRRSQIGKVFRGENTQRGRYREFMQFDFDIVGEDTFRSDAEILSIVYCGLEEIFLNFIEGINRKFVIHFSHIGILNAYIDKLGLKDKAAFILRNIDKLDKIGIESVRENLLVQINEYHVDLILEFINLEGTFWDKLKTLKGILENNDAVKRIEDVFVHLSALGIQDAFNFNLKIVRGLDYYTGIVFEATMMGINMGSICSGGRYNNLLSLFSNSLQKVSGVGGSFGIDRIQDIIEIEKFNYIKLFVVKASSRVLIVNIDDSLQDYYYKLADKFRRHDYSKINNIACEVYPKSKEGKNIKVQIEYALNKAIRFLIFVGQDEYREDKLKVRDLTKKEELLLSFDEAIKFIKGNDKFLCTPF, encoded by the coding sequence GTGGATGTTAGAACTTTAAAGGGTTTTAGAGATTACTTGCCAAAAGAAGCGTTAATTCGTACTCATATTATAAGACAAATATATAGTGTTCTTGTTTCGTATAATTTTGATTTAATAGATACTCCTATTCTTGAGTATTCTGAATTTCTTTTAAGAAAAAGCGGGGATGAGGTAGAAAAACAAACTTATCGGTTTAAAGATAACGGAGATAGAGATGTTTCTATGCGTTTTGATTTAACGGTTCCTTTTGCAAGATTTATGGCTTCTAATAGATCTAAGCTTAAATTCCCTTTCAGGAGATCTCAGATAGGCAAGGTATTTAGAGGTGAGAATACTCAGAGGGGTAGATATAGAGAATTTATGCAATTTGATTTTGATATAGTAGGTGAGGATACTTTTCGTAGTGATGCTGAAATTTTATCTATTGTTTATTGTGGGCTTGAAGAGATTTTTTTAAATTTTATAGAAGGTATTAATAGAAAGTTTGTTATTCATTTTTCTCATATTGGTATATTGAATGCTTATATTGATAAGTTGGGATTAAAGGATAAGGCCGCTTTTATTTTAAGGAATATAGATAAATTAGATAAAATAGGGATTGAAAGTGTTAGAGAAAATTTGCTTGTACAGATAAATGAATATCATGTTGATTTGATATTGGAGTTTATAAATTTAGAAGGGACTTTTTGGGATAAACTGAAAACCTTAAAAGGTATTTTAGAAAACAATGATGCTGTTAAGAGAATTGAGGATGTTTTTGTACATCTGAGTGCATTGGGAATTCAAGATGCTTTTAATTTTAATCTTAAGATAGTTCGTGGGCTTGATTATTATACTGGGATTGTATTTGAGGCTACGATGATGGGCATTAATATGGGAAGTATTTGTAGTGGTGGAAGGTATAATAATCTATTATCCTTATTTTCTAACTCTTTGCAGAAAGTTTCAGGAGTTGGGGGATCTTTTGGTATAGATAGAATTCAAGATATAATTGAAATTGAGAAATTTAATTATATCAAGTTATTTGTGGTTAAGGCCAGTTCTAGAGTATTAATTGTTAATATAGACGATAGTTTACAAGATTATTATTATAAACTTGCGGATAAATTTAGAAGACATGATTATTCTAAGATAAATAATATTGCTTGTGAAGTATATCCTAAGAGTAAAGAGGGTAAAAATATTAAGGTACAAATAGAATATGCTCTTAATAAGGCTATAAGATTTTTAATTTTTGTAGGTCAAGATGAATATAGAGAAGATAAGTTGAAAGTGAGAGACTTGACTAAAAAGGAAGAATTGTTATTGTCTTTTGATGAAGCTATAAAATTTATTAAGGGTAATGACAAATTTTTATGCACACCTTTTTAA
- a CDS encoding penicillin-binding protein — protein MHKKFASSLRLNIVLIISLIITLLTIYKYFVLMSSKDIQYFSQNINHISRRGNIYDRNGKIIAFSSKSHSVGTDPNKIKNIVNTSETLGAILKIDPQILKKKLSLKKGFIYIKRKITREESELIKRIQSEGRLKDIILYPDYTRIYPFKELTSNITGFVGTDNIGLTGIELSLNTILNEDLTKQKSINEKLSTNNIYLTIDIDLQKSINQIAQKHFKANKPENMIAIVMNAKNGEILSMLQFPQYDANYYAKYPKEIWNNFATSLTYEPGSINKIFTVAILLDSGLLKSNEKFLDNGIYQKKFKSGEVVTIKTLNPPYGYIDPSGILIYSSNVGIAHITDKVSNEYFHNKLIDFGFGKRVGFPFPGETKGLLTHHSKWSGRSKATIGFGQEIGVSAIQILQAASALSNEGIMLKPKIIKRISNEMENTIKEFQKEEIKKVISNHTAKEVLKMMREVVNKGGIPKLKMKNLSISAKSGTSQVIDKNTGKYSDEDYTSSILVIYPTEDPQYIIYIVYRYPKKIIYGTRIAAPMAKEIIELIEHRNNKNEYNEIKISSKISIPKPIIKYEKTETLPNLTGLSKRDLMKILKNYTNIKIKIKGNGFVYKQSKPPNTKLKHIDELEIILK, from the coding sequence ATGCATAAAAAATTTGCCAGCAGCTTAAGATTAAATATCGTTCTCATAATTTCCCTAATAATAACGCTGTTAACCATTTATAAATATTTTGTGCTAATGTCCTCAAAAGACATACAATATTTTTCTCAAAATATAAACCATATCTCAAGAAGAGGCAACATCTATGATAGAAATGGTAAAATCATAGCCTTCTCTTCAAAATCACATTCGGTCGGAACGGATCCAAACAAAATAAAAAATATTGTAAATACATCAGAAACTCTTGGTGCAATATTGAAAATTGATCCTCAAATACTTAAAAAAAAACTGTCTTTGAAAAAAGGATTCATATATATAAAAAGAAAAATAACAAGAGAAGAATCTGAACTAATTAAAAGAATTCAGTCAGAAGGAAGATTAAAAGACATCATACTTTATCCAGACTACACAAGAATTTATCCATTTAAAGAATTAACTAGCAATATTACAGGATTTGTAGGAACTGATAATATTGGACTTACAGGTATTGAACTTTCTCTAAATACCATATTGAATGAAGATCTCACAAAACAAAAATCTATCAATGAAAAATTAAGTACAAATAACATCTATTTGACAATAGACATAGATCTTCAAAAGAGCATAAACCAAATAGCTCAAAAACACTTTAAAGCAAACAAACCTGAAAATATGATTGCCATAGTAATGAATGCTAAGAATGGAGAAATTTTATCAATGCTTCAATTTCCACAATATGATGCTAATTACTATGCAAAATATCCTAAAGAAATATGGAATAATTTTGCCACCTCCCTAACCTATGAACCTGGAAGTATTAATAAAATTTTTACAGTAGCCATTCTATTAGACAGTGGATTATTAAAATCAAATGAAAAATTCTTAGATAACGGTATATACCAAAAAAAATTTAAATCGGGAGAAGTAGTTACAATTAAAACTCTAAATCCTCCTTATGGCTATATTGATCCCAGTGGAATTCTAATCTACTCATCAAATGTAGGAATAGCGCACATTACAGACAAAGTAAGTAACGAATATTTCCATAATAAACTAATAGACTTTGGTTTTGGGAAAAGAGTAGGATTCCCTTTTCCCGGAGAAACAAAAGGTCTATTAACCCACCATTCAAAATGGTCCGGACGAAGCAAAGCCACAATTGGATTTGGACAAGAAATAGGAGTATCTGCCATTCAAATATTACAAGCTGCTAGCGCATTAAGTAATGAAGGAATTATGTTAAAACCCAAAATCATAAAAAGAATAAGCAATGAAATGGAAAATACAATTAAAGAATTTCAAAAAGAAGAAATTAAAAAAGTAATATCTAATCATACAGCAAAAGAAGTTCTAAAAATGATGCGGGAAGTCGTAAATAAAGGAGGAATCCCAAAACTAAAGATGAAAAACTTAAGCATTTCAGCAAAAAGTGGAACTTCACAAGTAATTGATAAAAACACAGGTAAATACTCGGATGAAGATTACACGTCCTCAATACTAGTAATATATCCTACAGAAGATCCGCAATACATTATATATATTGTATACAGATATCCTAAAAAGATAATATATGGAACAAGAATTGCTGCACCAATGGCAAAAGAAATAATAGAATTGATTGAACATCGCAATAATAAAAATGAATACAATGAAATTAAAATTTCTTCAAAAATTAGCATACCAAAACCTATAATAAAATATGAAAAAACAGAAACCCTGCCAAACCTTACAGGACTCTCAAAAAGAGATTTAATGAAAATCTTAAAAAACTATACAAACATAAAAATCAAGATAAAAGGAAATGGTTTTGTATATAAACAATCTAAACCACCTAACACAAAATTAAAACATATAGACGAACTTGAAATAATTTTAAAATAA
- a CDS encoding AMP-binding protein encodes MSIVKNFFEIAKKRGSGVAQIYRSNKDYFKVTYEDLKNNVLKFAAFLKKMGLGYQDKVFICSENRIEWSVIDFAILALGAVDVPKGADVTLFETEVIINNVLPNIIIVENLNLLNLVVQINFQVDPIIVIIDDLDEKGKIQFGNFKIYTYKECISIGDKSRRDAEIIEILSNINPDDMATIIYTSGTTGNPKGVMLSHANFLYQVSSFSRMINTSEGQIFMCILPIWHSFQRSFSYNIFLKGMTCLFSSIVPRNMLDDMKNINPHYIAAVPRLWIAIRQNIFKEVSKKPFLSKLLFKIFVKSACLNDICYRIILGLYPDNGFDLLFPMKKILGLLGLIFLFPLRVLGDLVIFKKIKRVLGNNFVAGITGGGSMSLSVVRFFNAIGIELANAYGLTEASPGVSSNEHEKIMIGTCGRILPGTVAEIRDENGNKLKTPGKGILFIKGPQVMIGYYQDEDATRQVIGFDGFLNTGDIVKLSKDNVVQIIGREKDTIVLNNGENIEPAPIEIKLEESLLIEKAVVVGQDQKFLGALILPNFEEINKYLESMGQKILDAHNRRQIIANNIVLKAINDEIKKLINRANGFKPFEQILRFVLLEKPFEVGKEMSIKMDVKRNYILSFYKNEIKNLFS; translated from the coding sequence ATGTCAATAGTAAAAAACTTTTTTGAAATTGCTAAAAAACGTGGCAGTGGAGTTGCACAAATATATAGAAGTAACAAAGATTATTTCAAGGTTACTTATGAGGATTTAAAAAATAATGTGTTAAAATTTGCAGCATTTTTAAAAAAGATGGGTTTGGGATATCAGGATAAAGTGTTTATTTGTTCTGAGAATAGAATTGAATGGAGTGTTATAGATTTTGCGATTTTGGCTTTAGGTGCTGTAGATGTTCCAAAAGGAGCTGATGTTACTCTTTTTGAAACCGAAGTAATTATTAATAATGTGCTTCCCAATATAATAATAGTGGAAAATTTAAATCTTCTTAATTTGGTTGTTCAAATTAACTTTCAAGTTGACCCTATAATTGTTATTATTGATGACTTAGATGAAAAGGGTAAAATACAGTTTGGTAATTTTAAAATTTATACTTATAAAGAGTGCATTTCAATTGGAGATAAGTCAAGGCGAGATGCAGAGATTATTGAAATTTTAAGTAATATTAATCCTGATGATATGGCAACAATAATATATACTTCTGGTACTACAGGGAATCCTAAAGGAGTAATGCTTTCTCATGCTAATTTTCTTTATCAGGTATCGAGTTTTAGTCGAATGATTAATACTAGTGAGGGACAAATATTTATGTGTATTTTGCCAATTTGGCATTCATTTCAAAGGTCATTTTCTTATAATATTTTTCTTAAAGGTATGACTTGTTTATTTTCAAGTATTGTTCCAAGAAACATGCTTGATGATATGAAAAATATTAATCCTCATTATATTGCAGCCGTGCCTAGGCTTTGGATTGCAATAAGGCAAAATATCTTTAAAGAGGTTTCCAAGAAACCATTTTTGTCAAAATTGTTATTTAAGATTTTTGTTAAATCAGCATGTTTAAATGATATCTGCTATAGAATAATTTTAGGATTATATCCTGATAATGGATTTGATTTGTTATTTCCTATGAAAAAAATTTTAGGGCTTTTGGGTCTGATTTTTTTATTTCCTCTTAGAGTTTTGGGAGATTTAGTTATCTTTAAAAAGATAAAGAGGGTTTTAGGCAATAATTTTGTTGCTGGGATCACTGGTGGGGGTAGTATGTCTTTATCTGTTGTTAGGTTTTTTAACGCAATTGGGATTGAGCTTGCGAATGCTTATGGATTAACAGAAGCATCTCCTGGTGTTTCGTCTAATGAACATGAAAAGATAATGATTGGTACTTGTGGTAGGATATTGCCTGGAACTGTTGCTGAGATTAGGGATGAGAATGGCAATAAGCTTAAAACACCAGGCAAGGGAATTTTATTTATTAAAGGTCCTCAAGTTATGATTGGATATTATCAAGATGAAGATGCTACAAGGCAGGTTATTGGATTTGATGGATTTTTGAATACGGGTGATATTGTTAAGTTATCAAAGGATAATGTTGTTCAGATCATAGGACGAGAAAAAGATACTATTGTTTTAAATAATGGAGAGAATATTGAGCCTGCTCCAATTGAAATTAAGCTTGAAGAATCTTTACTCATTGAAAAGGCTGTTGTTGTGGGTCAAGATCAAAAATTTTTAGGTGCATTGATTCTTCCTAATTTTGAAGAGATAAATAAATATTTAGAAAGTATGGGTCAAAAAATTCTTGATGCTCATAATAGACGGCAGATTATTGCAAATAATATTGTTCTTAAAGCTATTAATGATGAGATAAAAAAGCTTATTAATAGAGCAAATGGATTTAAGCCTTTTGAGCAAATATTGAGATTTGTTCTTTTAGAAAAACCATTTGAAGTAGGTAAAGAAATGTCTATTAAGATGGATGTTAAGCGTAATTATATTTTAAGTTTTTATAAAAATGAGATAAAGAATTTATTTTCTTAA